A section of the Xiphias gladius isolate SHS-SW01 ecotype Sanya breed wild chromosome 8, ASM1685928v1, whole genome shotgun sequence genome encodes:
- the LOC120793394 gene encoding transmembrane emp24 domain-containing protein 6-like, which translates to MLLEALLVVLSSQGVWARKSEPALSEGDAALFGGSDKYDFAVEVPAAEKECFWHFAHQSGSFYLMYMVQRVTGMAQDRRLFVTVSSPQGALVASRNEAVGQVNFQAEVTGFYRMCFGNHNNQFGGIRVFVNFGVIYEGFQESKGEKDEGEEVLNSTLTGIEVSVQKLQNQIFHIWRHYNFARMRKGKDHYLLLSNLNYVSWWSATQSLVILLSGYLQVLVLKRLFRAEPGRLRC; encoded by the exons ATGCTGCTGGAGGCTCTGCTCGTGGTGCTGAGCTCTCAGGGCGTCTGGGCCAGGAAGTCCGAACCCGCCCTCAGTGAGGGGGACGCCGCTCTGTTCGGGGGCTCGGACAAATATGACTTTGCCGTCGAGGTTCCTGCCGCAGAAAAGGAGTGTTTCTGGCACTTCGCCCACCAGAGCGGGAGCTTCTACCTGATGTACATG GTACAGCGGGTAACGGGGATGGCCCAGGATCGCCGGCTGTTTGTGACGGTCAGCTCGCCGCAGGGCGCTCTCGTGGCTTCGAGGAACGAGGCCGTCGGTCAGGTGAATTTCCAGGCCGAGGTGACAG GTTTTTACCGGATGTGTTTTGGGAACCACAACAACCAATTTGGAGGAATCAGGGTCTTTGTGAACTTTGGTGTCATCTACGAAGGATTCCAGGAGTCAAAGGGAGAGAAGGACGAGGGGGAGGAAGTCCTCAACAGCACGCTGACTGGTATTGAG GTGAGCGTACAGAAGCTCCAGAACCAGATCTTCCACATTTGGCGTCATTACAACTTCGCCCGCATGCGGAAAGGCAAGGATCACTACCTCCTCCTGTCCAACCTCAACTACGTCAGCTGGTGGTCGGCGACCCAAAGCCTGGTCATCCTCCTGTCCGGGTACCTGCAGGTCCTCGTCCTCAAGAGACTCTTCCGCGCAGAACCCGGCAGGCTGAGATGCTGA
- the LOC120793387 gene encoding uncharacterized protein LOC120793387 isoform X3 — protein sequence MIRVQWVTGVGHDRHLSVTVNAPSGLLVSTVDDAKGQIDFEAEETGFHQMCFSNFHNRFGTMQVFLSFGVYYDGHQDLAASKDEEKKKKEEVRKDLNNTLSVIELRSHEEERRLLPAAVQLAVRHLVVHGPQPPRRHLRVSAAPLPQKALHQQDLHRGREASLLTDSASFARRMFSPAERSRGEASTYGSESKKHPDLSVCIYGGPGATNDTKRLQWPFFFLVFYLCPCISSSNINKHCY from the exons ATGATTCGT gTCCAGTGGGTGACGGGCGTGGGCCATGACAGACACCTGTCAGTCACCGTCAACGCTCCCAGCGGTCTGTTAGTGTCGACTGTCGATGACGCGAAGGGTCAGATCGACTTTGAGGCTGAGGAAAcag GTTTCCATCAGATGTGTTTCAGCAACTTCCACAACCGCTTCGGCACCATGCAGGTCTTCCTCAGCTTTGGTGTTTACTACGACGGCCACCAAGACCTCGCCGCGAGCAAAGacgaggagaagaagaagaaggaggaggtcAGAAAAGACCTTAACAACACGCTGAGCGTCATAGAG CTTCGCTCGCATGAGGAGGAGCGCCGACTACTACCTGCTGCTGTCCAACTCGCAGTACGTCACCTGGTGGTCCACGGCCCTCAGCCTCCTCGTCGTCACCTCCGGGTATCTgcagctcctcttcctcaaaAGGCTCTTCATCAGCAAGACCTGCACCGAGGACGAGAGGCCTCGCTGCTGACAGACTCGGCGTCCTTTGCACGCAGGATGTTTAGTCCAGCAGAAAGAAGCCGGGGTGAAGCCAGCACCTACGGATCTGAATCCAAAAAACATCCAGATCTGTCTGTATGTATCTATGGTGGACCCGGAGCCACAAATGATACTAAAAGGCTGCAGTGGCCATTTTTCTTCCTGGTATTCTATTTGTGTCCTTGTATTTCTTCAagcaatataaataaacattgcTATTAG
- the LOC120793387 gene encoding uncharacterized protein LOC120793387 isoform X1 translates to MTSPHPSMTDQELFWGADQYDFSVVLPAAGLECFWHFAHRGERFYLSFMVQWVTGVGHDRHLSVTVNAPSGLLVSTVDDAKGQIDFEAEETGFHQMCFSNFHNRFGTMQVFLSFGVYYDGHQDLAASKDEEKKKKEEVRKDLNNTLSVIELRSHEEERRLLPAAVQLAVRHLVVHGPQPPRRHLRVSAAPLPQKALHQQDLHRGREASLLTDSASFARRMFSPAERSRGEASTYGSESKKHPDLSVCIYGGPGATNDTKRLQWPFFFLVFYLCPCISSSNINKHCY, encoded by the exons ATGACGAGCCCCCACCCCAGCATGACGGACCAGGAGCTGTTCTGGGGCGCCGACCAGTACGACTTCTCCGTGGTGCTTCCGGCTGCTGGGTTGGAGTGTTTCTGGCACTTCGCTCACCGTGGAGAGAGATTCTACCTGAGCTTCATG gTCCAGTGGGTGACGGGCGTGGGCCATGACAGACACCTGTCAGTCACCGTCAACGCTCCCAGCGGTCTGTTAGTGTCGACTGTCGATGACGCGAAGGGTCAGATCGACTTTGAGGCTGAGGAAAcag GTTTCCATCAGATGTGTTTCAGCAACTTCCACAACCGCTTCGGCACCATGCAGGTCTTCCTCAGCTTTGGTGTTTACTACGACGGCCACCAAGACCTCGCCGCGAGCAAAGacgaggagaagaagaagaaggaggaggtcAGAAAAGACCTTAACAACACGCTGAGCGTCATAGAG CTTCGCTCGCATGAGGAGGAGCGCCGACTACTACCTGCTGCTGTCCAACTCGCAGTACGTCACCTGGTGGTCCACGGCCCTCAGCCTCCTCGTCGTCACCTCCGGGTATCTgcagctcctcttcctcaaaAGGCTCTTCATCAGCAAGACCTGCACCGAGGACGAGAGGCCTCGCTGCTGACAGACTCGGCGTCCTTTGCACGCAGGATGTTTAGTCCAGCAGAAAGAAGCCGGGGTGAAGCCAGCACCTACGGATCTGAATCCAAAAAACATCCAGATCTGTCTGTATGTATCTATGGTGGACCCGGAGCCACAAATGATACTAAAAGGCTGCAGTGGCCATTTTTCTTCCTGGTATTCTATTTGTGTCCTTGTATTTCTTCAagcaatataaataaacattgcTATTAG
- the LOC120793387 gene encoding transmembrane emp24 domain-containing protein 6-like isoform X2, with protein sequence MLSRIPCWFLVLLLGGPVQGGPMTSPHPSMTDQELFWGADQYDFSVVLPAAGLECFWHFAHRGERFYLSFMVQWVTGVGHDRHLSVTVNAPSGLLVSTVDDAKGQIDFEAEETGFHQMCFSNFHNRFGTMQVFLSFGVYYDGHQDLAASKDEEKKKKEEVRKDLNNTLSVIEDATHKVENYVFHIFRHYSFARMRRSADYYLLLSNSQYVTWWSTALSLLVVTSGYLQLLFLKRLFISKTCTEDERPRC encoded by the exons ATGTTGTCTAGGATTCCCTGCTGGTTCCTTGTTCTTTTGTTGGGGGGTCCGGTCCAGGGCGGGCCCATGACGAGCCCCCACCCCAGCATGACGGACCAGGAGCTGTTCTGGGGCGCCGACCAGTACGACTTCTCCGTGGTGCTTCCGGCTGCTGGGTTGGAGTGTTTCTGGCACTTCGCTCACCGTGGAGAGAGATTCTACCTGAGCTTCATG gTCCAGTGGGTGACGGGCGTGGGCCATGACAGACACCTGTCAGTCACCGTCAACGCTCCCAGCGGTCTGTTAGTGTCGACTGTCGATGACGCGAAGGGTCAGATCGACTTTGAGGCTGAGGAAAcag GTTTCCATCAGATGTGTTTCAGCAACTTCCACAACCGCTTCGGCACCATGCAGGTCTTCCTCAGCTTTGGTGTTTACTACGACGGCCACCAAGACCTCGCCGCGAGCAAAGacgaggagaagaagaagaaggaggaggtcAGAAAAGACCTTAACAACACGCTGAGCGTCATAGAG GACGCGACTCACAAAGTGGAGAACTACGTCTTCCACATCTTCCGCCACTACAGCTTCGCTCGCATGAGGAGGAGCGCCGACTACTACCTGCTGCTGTCCAACTCGCAGTACGTCACCTGGTGGTCCACGGCCCTCAGCCTCCTCGTCGTCACCTCCGGGTATCTgcagctcctcttcctcaaaAGGCTCTTCATCAGCAAGACCTGCACCGAGGACGAGAGGCCTCGCTGCTGA
- the LOC120793723 gene encoding palmitoyltransferase ZDHHC7-like isoform X1 yields MISSHRLRDVEQQRLLLDGDEMVVERSSRGEAKQLWFIRDCCGMVCAFITWCLVFFADFVVTFVMLLPSRSFWYAVINGVVFNSLAVLALASHLRTMLTDPGAVPKGNATKKYVESLQLKPGEVLYKCPKCCSIKPERAHHCSICKRCIRKMDHHCPWVNNCVGEKNQRFFVLFTMYIAVISSHALALSGYQFITCIRVQWRECSDFSPPVTMMLMIFLCMEGLLFLTFTAVMFCTQLHSICNDETEIERLKNEKPTWERQTRWAGLRSVFGGQPSLLWMSPFAGLKLPTFLPKRSWRGGPEFSV; encoded by the exons ATGATCTCGAGCCACCGCCTGAGGGACGTGGAGCAGCAGCGCCTCCTGCTGGACGGGGACgagatggtggtggagaggagTTCCCGCGGCGAGGCTAAGCAGCTCTGGTTCATCCGGGACTGCTGCGGCATGGTGTGTGCCTTCATCACCTGGTGCCTGGTCTTCTTCGCCGACTTTGTGGTCACCTTCGTCATGCTGCTTCCCTCCAGGAGCTTCTGGTACGCCGTGATCAACGGGGTGGTCTTCAACAGCCTGGCCGTGCTGGCGCTGGCCTCCCACCTCCGCACCATGCTGACCGACCCG gGAGCCGTTCCTAAAGGAAACGCCACTAAGAAATACGTGGAGAGTCTGCAGCTGAAGCCAGGCGAGGTCCTCTACAAATGTCCAAAGTGCTGCAGCATCAAACCCGAGAGGGCTCATCACTGCAG TATCTGTAAGCGCTGCATCCGCAAGATGGACCACCACTGTCCCTGGGTCAACAACTGTGTCGGGGAGAAGAACCAGCGtttcttcgtcctcttcacT ATGTACATCGCTGTGATCTCCAGTCACGCTCTGGCTCTCAGCGGATACCAGTTCATCACCTGCATCCGAGTCCAGTGGAGAG AGTGCAGTGACTTCTCTCCTCCGGTGACGATGATGCTGATGATCTTCCTCTGCATGGAaggcctcctcttcctcaccttcACCGCCGTCATGTTCTGCACCCAGCTCCACTCCATCTGCAACGACGAGACG GAGATTGAGCGTCTGAAGAACGAGAAGCCGACGTGGGAGCGTCAGACTCGCTGGGCGGGGCTAAGGTCGGTGTTTGGAGGTCAGCCCTCTCTGCTGTGGATGAGCCCCTTCGCTGGACTCAAACTACCAACCTTTCTCCCCAAACGCAGCTGGAGGGGCGGGCCAGAGTTCTCAGTCTGA
- the LOC120793723 gene encoding palmitoyltransferase ZDHHC7-like isoform X2, whose product MISSHRLRDVEQQRLLLDGDEMVVERSSRGEAKQLWFIRDCCGMVCAFITWCLVFFADFVVTFVMLLPSRSFWYAVINGVVFNSLAVLALASHLRTMLTDPGAVPKGNATKKYVESLQLKPGEVLYKCPKCCSIKPERAHHCSICKRCIRKMDHHCPWVNNCVGEKNQRFFVLFTMYIAVISSHALALSGYQFITCIRVQWRECSDFSPPVTMMLMIFLCMEGLLFLTFTAVMFCTQLHSICNDETHEQPNEPGKPKSSPLMTSTS is encoded by the exons ATGATCTCGAGCCACCGCCTGAGGGACGTGGAGCAGCAGCGCCTCCTGCTGGACGGGGACgagatggtggtggagaggagTTCCCGCGGCGAGGCTAAGCAGCTCTGGTTCATCCGGGACTGCTGCGGCATGGTGTGTGCCTTCATCACCTGGTGCCTGGTCTTCTTCGCCGACTTTGTGGTCACCTTCGTCATGCTGCTTCCCTCCAGGAGCTTCTGGTACGCCGTGATCAACGGGGTGGTCTTCAACAGCCTGGCCGTGCTGGCGCTGGCCTCCCACCTCCGCACCATGCTGACCGACCCG gGAGCCGTTCCTAAAGGAAACGCCACTAAGAAATACGTGGAGAGTCTGCAGCTGAAGCCAGGCGAGGTCCTCTACAAATGTCCAAAGTGCTGCAGCATCAAACCCGAGAGGGCTCATCACTGCAG TATCTGTAAGCGCTGCATCCGCAAGATGGACCACCACTGTCCCTGGGTCAACAACTGTGTCGGGGAGAAGAACCAGCGtttcttcgtcctcttcacT ATGTACATCGCTGTGATCTCCAGTCACGCTCTGGCTCTCAGCGGATACCAGTTCATCACCTGCATCCGAGTCCAGTGGAGAG AGTGCAGTGACTTCTCTCCTCCGGTGACGATGATGCTGATGATCTTCCTCTGCATGGAaggcctcctcttcctcaccttcACCGCCGTCATGTTCTGCACCCAGCTCCACTCCATCTGCAACGACGAGACG CACGAGCAGCCAAACGAGCCAGGCAAACCAAAAAGTAGCCCCCTGATGACTTCGACTTCCTGA